In a single window of the Vicugna pacos chromosome 8, VicPac4, whole genome shotgun sequence genome:
- the RWDD2A gene encoding RWD domain-containing protein 2A isoform X2, giving the protein MTRKGEVKLEDVNALTNIKRYLEGTREALPPKIEFVITLQIEEPKVQIDLQVTMPHSYPYAALQLFGRSSELDRQQQLLLNKGLTSYLGTFDPGELCVCAAIQWLQDNSASYFLNRKLVYEPSTQAKPVKNTFLRMWIYSHHIYQQDLRKKILEVGKRLEVTGFCMTGKPGIICVEGLKEHCEEFWHTIRYPNWKHISCKHAESTETEGSGEDLRLFHSFEELLLEAHGDYGLRNDYHMNLGQFLEFLKKHKSEHVFQILFGIESKSSDS; this is encoded by the exons GAGAAGTAAAACTTGAAGATGTGAATGCTCTGACGAATATAAAGAGATACTTGGAAGGGACCAGGGAGGCGCTGCCACCAAAAATCGAATTTGTGATTACACTCCAGATCGAGGAGCCCAAG GTGCAAATTGATTTGCAAGTAACCATGCCTCACAGCTACCCCTACGCAGCACTGCAGCTGTTTGGACGATCATCTGAACTTGACAGACAACAGCAGCTGCTTCTCAACAAAGGTCTCACTTCTTACCTAGGGACTTTTGATCCAGGTGAGCTCTGCGTCTGCGCAGCCATCCAGTGGTTACAGGATAACAGTGCCTCCTATTTCCTGAACAGAAAGCTCGTGTACGAACCATCTACACAAGCCAAGCCAGTCAAGAACACATTCCTCCGGATGTGGATCTACAGTCACCACATATACCAGCAGGACCTAAGGAAAAAGATTCTGGAAGTTGGGAAAAGGTTAGAGGTGACAGGATTTTGCATGACAGGAAAGCCTGGCATCATCTGTGTGGAGGGCCTCAAAGAACACTGTGAGGAGTTCTGGCACACAATCAGGTACCCCAACTGGAAACACATCTCCTGCAAGCATGCTGAGAGCACGGAAAccgagggaagtggggaggaccTGCGCCTCTTCCATTCTTTTGAGGAATTACTCCTGGAGGCCCATGGTGACTACGGATTAAGGAATGACTATCACATGAATCTCGGCCAGTTCTTAGAGTTTCTCAAAAAACACAAAAGTGAGCATGTTTTCCAGATATTATTTGGTATTGAAAGCAAAAGTTCTGACTCCTAG
- the RWDD2A gene encoding RWD domain-containing protein 2A isoform X1 has translation MSASMKECLQLQLLEMEMLFSMFPNQGEVKLEDVNALTNIKRYLEGTREALPPKIEFVITLQIEEPKVQIDLQVTMPHSYPYAALQLFGRSSELDRQQQLLLNKGLTSYLGTFDPGELCVCAAIQWLQDNSASYFLNRKLVYEPSTQAKPVKNTFLRMWIYSHHIYQQDLRKKILEVGKRLEVTGFCMTGKPGIICVEGLKEHCEEFWHTIRYPNWKHISCKHAESTETEGSGEDLRLFHSFEELLLEAHGDYGLRNDYHMNLGQFLEFLKKHKSEHVFQILFGIESKSSDS, from the exons ATGTCTGcttcaatgaaagaatgtcttcAACTTCAGCTGCTGGAGATGGAAATGCTGTTTTCTATGTTTCCTAACCAAGGAGAAGTAAAACTTGAAGATGTGAATGCTCTGACGAATATAAAGAGATACTTGGAAGGGACCAGGGAGGCGCTGCCACCAAAAATCGAATTTGTGATTACACTCCAGATCGAGGAGCCCAAG GTGCAAATTGATTTGCAAGTAACCATGCCTCACAGCTACCCCTACGCAGCACTGCAGCTGTTTGGACGATCATCTGAACTTGACAGACAACAGCAGCTGCTTCTCAACAAAGGTCTCACTTCTTACCTAGGGACTTTTGATCCAGGTGAGCTCTGCGTCTGCGCAGCCATCCAGTGGTTACAGGATAACAGTGCCTCCTATTTCCTGAACAGAAAGCTCGTGTACGAACCATCTACACAAGCCAAGCCAGTCAAGAACACATTCCTCCGGATGTGGATCTACAGTCACCACATATACCAGCAGGACCTAAGGAAAAAGATTCTGGAAGTTGGGAAAAGGTTAGAGGTGACAGGATTTTGCATGACAGGAAAGCCTGGCATCATCTGTGTGGAGGGCCTCAAAGAACACTGTGAGGAGTTCTGGCACACAATCAGGTACCCCAACTGGAAACACATCTCCTGCAAGCATGCTGAGAGCACGGAAAccgagggaagtggggaggaccTGCGCCTCTTCCATTCTTTTGAGGAATTACTCCTGGAGGCCCATGGTGACTACGGATTAAGGAATGACTATCACATGAATCTCGGCCAGTTCTTAGAGTTTCTCAAAAAACACAAAAGTGAGCATGTTTTCCAGATATTATTTGGTATTGAAAGCAAAAGTTCTGACTCCTAG
- the RWDD2A gene encoding RWD domain-containing protein 2A isoform X3, which translates to MPHSYPYAALQLFGRSSELDRQQQLLLNKGLTSYLGTFDPGELCVCAAIQWLQDNSASYFLNRKLVYEPSTQAKPVKNTFLRMWIYSHHIYQQDLRKKILEVGKRLEVTGFCMTGKPGIICVEGLKEHCEEFWHTIRYPNWKHISCKHAESTETEGSGEDLRLFHSFEELLLEAHGDYGLRNDYHMNLGQFLEFLKKHKSEHVFQILFGIESKSSDS; encoded by the coding sequence ATGCCTCACAGCTACCCCTACGCAGCACTGCAGCTGTTTGGACGATCATCTGAACTTGACAGACAACAGCAGCTGCTTCTCAACAAAGGTCTCACTTCTTACCTAGGGACTTTTGATCCAGGTGAGCTCTGCGTCTGCGCAGCCATCCAGTGGTTACAGGATAACAGTGCCTCCTATTTCCTGAACAGAAAGCTCGTGTACGAACCATCTACACAAGCCAAGCCAGTCAAGAACACATTCCTCCGGATGTGGATCTACAGTCACCACATATACCAGCAGGACCTAAGGAAAAAGATTCTGGAAGTTGGGAAAAGGTTAGAGGTGACAGGATTTTGCATGACAGGAAAGCCTGGCATCATCTGTGTGGAGGGCCTCAAAGAACACTGTGAGGAGTTCTGGCACACAATCAGGTACCCCAACTGGAAACACATCTCCTGCAAGCATGCTGAGAGCACGGAAAccgagggaagtggggaggaccTGCGCCTCTTCCATTCTTTTGAGGAATTACTCCTGGAGGCCCATGGTGACTACGGATTAAGGAATGACTATCACATGAATCTCGGCCAGTTCTTAGAGTTTCTCAAAAAACACAAAAGTGAGCATGTTTTCCAGATATTATTTGGTATTGAAAGCAAAAGTTCTGACTCCTAG